One window of Desulfobacca acetoxidans DSM 11109 genomic DNA carries:
- the lgt gene encoding prolipoprotein diacylglyceryl transferase: MFPILYSFGPVRIFTYGFFLALAFIAALYVAGREAKRLGDSPEQIYDLGFYIVLAAIIGSRLLHVVLEWRYFASQPLDIFMLWKGGLAFQGGLILGVPVATFYIYRHRMPFWRTLDTLAVGTPLGQCIGRMGCFMAGCCYGKACSLPWGVTFNDPNTLARPQGVPLHPTQLYESLLTLGIFMVMLRLRHRQKFPGQLVGVYLLLAGAARFVVEFWRGDDRGPVLLWGMPSTQVIALGLMLAAVLFLGWRSRAVKVTAT; the protein is encoded by the coding sequence CGCCGCCCTGTATGTCGCCGGTAGGGAAGCCAAAAGGCTGGGTGACAGTCCTGAGCAGATTTATGATTTAGGTTTCTATATCGTTTTAGCCGCCATAATCGGCTCCCGCCTGTTGCACGTCGTCCTGGAGTGGCGATATTTCGCTTCCCAGCCGCTGGATATCTTCATGTTGTGGAAAGGCGGCCTGGCCTTTCAGGGCGGTCTGATTTTAGGCGTTCCGGTTGCCACTTTTTATATTTATCGTCATCGAATGCCATTCTGGCGCACATTAGACACCCTGGCCGTGGGTACGCCCTTGGGTCAATGTATCGGCCGAATGGGTTGCTTTATGGCCGGCTGCTGCTACGGGAAAGCATGCTCACTTCCCTGGGGGGTTACCTTCAATGACCCGAATACCCTGGCGCGCCCTCAAGGCGTCCCCTTGCATCCCACCCAGCTCTATGAGTCCTTGTTAACCCTGGGCATTTTCATGGTAATGTTGCGGCTGCGCCATCGGCAGAAGTTTCCCGGTCAGCTTGTCGGGGTCTATCTCCTTCTGGCCGGGGCGGCGCGGTTTGTAGTAGAGTTCTGGCGCGGCGATGATCGGGGGCCGGTGCTTTTATGGGGGATGCCCAGCACCCAAGTCATTGCCTTGGGGCTCATGTTGGCAGCCGTCCTGTTCCTTGGCTGGCGTTCCCGGGCTGTCAAGGTCACGGCAACCTAA
- a CDS encoding phosphatidate cytidylyltransferase, whose translation MHLQRWLTSLIALPLLLYIILWGPPLIFLLLLVLISSAAHWEYLTICGLGQTPTARALGLGLGLIVLLGFFSDQPYLPGFCLTAGMLVYFLFFLLKFEEFPHLLPELALSCLGLCYVPFLVGHFYWLWQAPPDRLWLLWLLAVIFAGDTGAFYFGRWFGVRKLYPLVSPGKTVAGALGGLAASLTIGLGLGLWLPLGVALPMLTGLTLVAALVGQFGDLFESMLKRRAQVKDASSILPGHGGMLDRLDSLSFTAAVLFYLRILLP comes from the coding sequence ATGCATCTGCAACGTTGGTTGACCAGCCTGATAGCCCTTCCTCTTCTCCTGTATATCATTCTCTGGGGTCCACCGTTGATCTTTCTGCTGCTGTTGGTCCTGATAAGCAGCGCCGCCCATTGGGAGTACCTTACTATCTGCGGCCTGGGGCAAACGCCCACAGCGAGAGCATTGGGGCTGGGGTTGGGTCTAATAGTTCTCCTTGGTTTTTTCTCTGACCAACCTTATCTGCCCGGGTTCTGTCTCACTGCTGGCATGTTGGTCTATTTTCTCTTTTTTCTTTTGAAATTCGAGGAGTTCCCACACCTGCTGCCGGAATTGGCCTTGAGTTGCCTCGGGTTATGCTACGTCCCCTTCCTCGTCGGCCATTTCTATTGGCTGTGGCAGGCGCCCCCGGACCGCCTCTGGCTGTTGTGGCTCCTGGCGGTTATCTTCGCTGGGGATACCGGAGCATTTTATTTCGGACGCTGGTTCGGAGTACGTAAGCTCTATCCCCTGGTAAGCCCCGGCAAGACTGTGGCCGGGGCCCTGGGTGGACTGGCGGCCAGCCTCACCATTGGGCTTGGTCTGGGACTGTGGCTGCCCCTCGGCGTTGCTCTGCCGATGCTTACCGGCCTGACCCTGGTGGCGGCCCTGGTGGGTCAGTTCGGTGATCTATTTGAATCTATGTTGAAACGCCGCGCCCAAGTGAAAGACGCCTCTAGTATTCTCCCCGGCCACGGTGGGATGCTAGACCGTTTGGACAGCCTGAGCTTCACCGCGGCTGTGCTGTTCTATCTGAGAATACTCCTGCCATAA
- a CDS encoding 1-deoxy-D-xylulose-5-phosphate reductoisomerase: MKKLAVLGSTGSIGRNVLDVVRQFPDKFRIVGLAAGRNLPQLAEQVRLFQPALVSVASRELARELSLLLSSANNVRIVAGPEGVQEVAAGTQADLVVSAMVGAVGLEPTLAAISQGIGVALANKETLVTAGPLVMEAARRRQVPIIPIDSEHSAIFQAIQGNQPQDIRRLWLTASGGPFRCKTKEELASVTFEEALRHPNWSMGPKITIDSATLMNKGLEVIEASVLFHLPAERIEVHVHPQSIIHSLVEYIDGSVIAQLGIPDMRVPISYALAYPERLPLDLPPLDLFQVGQLSFEPPDLERFPCLRLAFDALKAGGDMPAVLNAANEIAVAAFLRGAISFLDIPRIIFQVMTAHAVQPLTSLGQALAVDQWARQSAGQIILSKRE, encoded by the coding sequence TTGAAGAAACTTGCGGTATTAGGCTCCACCGGTTCCATCGGACGCAATGTCCTAGACGTGGTCCGGCAATTTCCCGACAAGTTTCGGATCGTCGGTCTGGCCGCCGGCCGTAACCTGCCGCAGTTAGCCGAACAGGTTCGCCTTTTCCAACCGGCGCTCGTTTCGGTGGCAAGTCGAGAATTAGCTCGTGAATTATCCCTCCTCTTGTCTTCCGCCAACAATGTCCGGATTGTCGCCGGACCTGAGGGCGTCCAAGAAGTCGCGGCCGGGACGCAGGCCGATCTGGTGGTTTCGGCTATGGTGGGAGCGGTGGGTTTGGAGCCGACTCTGGCCGCCATCTCTCAGGGCATAGGGGTAGCCCTGGCCAATAAAGAGACGCTGGTCACCGCCGGCCCCCTGGTCATGGAAGCGGCCAGGCGGCGCCAAGTCCCGATTATCCCGATCGACAGCGAACACAGCGCCATCTTCCAGGCCATCCAAGGCAATCAGCCACAGGATATCCGCCGGTTATGGCTGACCGCCTCGGGCGGACCCTTTCGATGCAAGACCAAAGAAGAGTTGGCTTCGGTCACCTTTGAAGAAGCCCTTAGACACCCGAACTGGAGCATGGGCCCCAAAATAACCATCGACTCCGCCACCTTAATGAATAAAGGTCTGGAAGTAATCGAGGCCAGCGTCCTCTTTCACCTGCCTGCGGAACGCATCGAGGTGCACGTCCATCCCCAGAGCATCATTCATTCCCTAGTGGAATATATCGACGGCTCGGTCATCGCTCAATTGGGTATCCCTGATATGCGGGTCCCCATCAGTTACGCCCTGGCCTACCCCGAACGTCTGCCCCTGGATCTGCCGCCCCTGGATCTTTTTCAGGTCGGGCAGCTCAGTTTCGAGCCTCCTGACCTGGAACGTTTTCCCTGCCTTCGCTTGGCCTTTGACGCTCTTAAGGCGGGAGGCGATATGCCGGCAGTCCTGAATGCCGCTAATGAAATTGCAGTAGCCGCGTTTCTGCGCGGTGCCATCTCTTTTTTAGATATTCCGCGGATTATTTTCCAGGTTATGACTGCCCACGCAGTTCAGCCGCTGACTTCTCTCGGGCAGGCCTTAGCCGTCGATCAATGGGCCAGGCAGTCAGCCGGCCAGATTATCTTGAGTAAAAGGGAGTAA
- the rseP gene encoding RIP metalloprotease RseP, producing the protein METILATVVVIGVLIFVHELGHFLVAKYYGVGVEAFSLGFPPRLFHKKVGETDYRISVIPLGGYVKMVGENPGEEIPPELLPKSFSHRPLKQRFAIVAAGPFANLLFSIVALSLVFTFSGMPFFNAEIGGIQPNSPAEEAGLQKGDLILSINDQPVQRWEELSRIIRGSGDTPLTLIFRRGDRTEQITITPRTMETSNIFGEKVSARLIGVSAPERYEIERVDPLSAWWHGVTYSYRILEVTVLSVVKLITQKTPLTSLGGPIMIAQVAGKQAEQGVSHLVHFMAVLSINLFLLNLLPIPMLDGGHLIFFMVEAVRGRPIAMKHREIAQAIGLTFILMLMFFVFYQDIMRLLGPQ; encoded by the coding sequence ATGGAAACAATCCTGGCCACTGTGGTGGTCATCGGCGTTTTGATCTTCGTTCACGAGTTAGGCCATTTTTTAGTCGCCAAATACTACGGCGTGGGAGTGGAAGCCTTTTCTCTCGGTTTTCCACCCAGATTATTCCATAAAAAAGTGGGTGAGACGGATTATCGCATCTCCGTCATCCCCTTGGGCGGCTACGTAAAAATGGTGGGGGAAAATCCGGGTGAAGAGATTCCCCCGGAACTGCTTCCCAAATCATTCAGCCATCGCCCCCTGAAACAACGCTTCGCCATCGTCGCCGCCGGTCCGTTTGCGAATCTGCTCTTCTCTATTGTGGCCCTCTCTCTCGTGTTTACGTTTTCCGGTATGCCGTTCTTTAATGCCGAGATCGGGGGAATTCAGCCGAATTCACCCGCCGAAGAGGCCGGACTGCAAAAGGGCGATCTTATCCTGAGTATCAACGATCAACCGGTACAGCGTTGGGAAGAGCTTTCCCGCATTATTCGCGGCAGCGGTGATACCCCTCTCACCCTAATCTTCCGCCGGGGGGATCGGACCGAACAGATTACGATAACTCCTCGTACTATGGAAACCTCCAATATCTTCGGGGAAAAAGTTTCAGCCAGGTTGATCGGGGTCTCAGCCCCCGAACGGTACGAGATTGAACGCGTTGACCCCCTGTCGGCCTGGTGGCATGGAGTTACTTACTCTTACCGCATCCTGGAAGTAACGGTCCTCAGCGTCGTTAAACTCATCACCCAGAAGACCCCCCTTACTTCTTTGGGAGGACCGATCATGATCGCCCAGGTGGCCGGAAAACAGGCCGAACAGGGCGTCTCTCACCTGGTGCATTTCATGGCCGTTCTCAGTATCAATCTATTCCTGTTGAATCTCCTGCCGATACCCATGCTGGACGGCGGCCACCTCATCTTTTTTATGGTCGAGGCGGTGCGGGGCCGGCCCATCGCCATGAAACACCGGGAGATAGCCCAGGCCATCGGTCTTACCTTCATTCTCATGCTCATGTTCTTCGTCTTTTACCAGGATATCATGCGGCTGCTGGGACCTCAATGA
- a CDS encoding cupin domain-containing protein, protein MILKNESFRLERIVSTGQATPLGEWYDQDEEEWVLLLTGGAMLLFEHKTEAYNMQPGDYLHIPAHCRHRVEWTDPRQPTVWLALHYPNRAKKDT, encoded by the coding sequence ATGATATTAAAAAACGAGTCCTTCCGGTTGGAACGGATCGTCTCCACCGGCCAGGCGACGCCATTAGGGGAGTGGTACGACCAGGACGAAGAGGAATGGGTGCTGCTCCTTACCGGCGGCGCCATGCTTTTGTTTGAACATAAAACCGAAGCATACAATATGCAGCCGGGAGACTACCTTCATATTCCGGCACACTGCCGCCATCGGGTGGAATGGACCGATCCCCGGCAACCTACGGTCTGGCTGGCTTTGCATTATCCGAACCGTGCCAAAAAAGACACCTAA
- the ruvX gene encoding Holliday junction resolvase RuvX: MRILGLDLGSKRIGIALSDALGWTAQGLTVIHRAGRARDLARVLELVKKYEVQEIVIGLPRHLDGRLGEGAEEALAWAAELREHLHIPVHTWDERLTTLQAERVLLQADLSRRKRRQVIDKLAAGLILQAFLDNRRQTQAEKER; this comes from the coding sequence GTGAGAATATTAGGCCTCGACCTGGGGAGCAAACGCATCGGTATCGCCTTAAGCGATGCCCTGGGTTGGACGGCCCAGGGTCTGACCGTGATTCATCGCGCCGGTCGAGCACGGGATCTGGCCCGGGTCTTGGAGCTAGTGAAGAAATATGAGGTGCAGGAGATTGTCATCGGCCTGCCCCGTCATTTAGACGGAAGGTTGGGGGAAGGCGCCGAAGAGGCCCTGGCCTGGGCCGCGGAGCTACGGGAGCATTTGCACATTCCGGTGCATACCTGGGATGAGCGGCTGACCACCCTGCAAGCGGAACGGGTGCTGCTCCAGGCTGACCTGAGCCGCCGCAAACGGCGTCAGGTAATCGACAAACTGGCTGCCGGACTGATTTTACAGGCCTTCTTGGACAACCGACGACAGACGCAGGCAGAAAAAGAGCGTTAG
- a CDS encoding DUF5666 domain-containing protein, whose product MRKSMTLLFAVLMVFALLTQAWADREFYGTVQKLPASGSIGEWIVDGKAVQVTQDTKLDFEHGPAAVGSYVKVDGINYEGKFIAHEIETKRGGK is encoded by the coding sequence ATGCGGAAGTCAATGACCTTACTATTTGCCGTCCTCATGGTTTTTGCCCTTCTAACCCAGGCATGGGCCGACCGGGAATTCTACGGAACAGTTCAAAAGTTACCCGCCAGTGGTTCCATCGGCGAATGGATTGTCGACGGTAAGGCCGTACAGGTAACCCAGGATACGAAACTGGATTTTGAGCATGGACCCGCGGCGGTTGGTTCGTACGTGAAGGTAGATGGGATTAATTACGAAGGAAAATTCATTGCCCATGAGATCGAAACCAAACGTGGAGGCAAATAG
- a CDS encoding histidine phosphatase family protein, with protein MTWAQAMPAQVIVIRHAEKYQTRHTVHLSPKGRTRALALVELFQSDPRVLEFGRPAGIIAQSPTPQKHSRRCLETVEPLAQALGLPVITQFTYGQTDTLVQWLKEQRQYDGKSVLICMQHMDVDELAQALGVPDLRPRIWPHETYDRIYIFTYAPENGRLLSFHNLPQYLLFGDSYQSVAAPNARDKAEVSFKQVYRINLPDPAAGKKTPAPRWQFSLDAKIKGDFSNFNDETVPVLRLGGFCFGYHLTTLSYLKKHPNAVVKINTTARSGSLLYRYQIKAGDAERPYAWISFTWNEQCLRVSFKADVDEGSITPEIDVPIILESGTPVGLLVGSTPCVVAFGPKTFQAPIGLNYQGMAKKTYPPASPGFYHATLQSVSGFLVEKSPDPEMLEQLPLSGEPHAK; from the coding sequence GTGACTTGGGCTCAGGCCATGCCGGCCCAAGTCATCGTCATCCGCCACGCGGAGAAGTATCAAACCCGCCACACGGTCCATCTTAGCCCGAAGGGCCGCACCCGAGCTTTGGCGTTAGTCGAACTTTTTCAATCCGATCCCCGGGTTTTGGAGTTTGGCCGACCCGCAGGAATCATTGCCCAGAGTCCTACCCCTCAAAAACACTCCCGGCGCTGTTTAGAAACCGTTGAACCTCTGGCCCAAGCACTGGGCCTGCCAGTGATTACCCAATTCACCTACGGCCAAACTGATACATTGGTACAATGGCTGAAGGAACAGCGGCAATATGACGGTAAATCCGTCTTGATTTGTATGCAGCACATGGATGTCGATGAATTGGCCCAGGCATTGGGGGTCCCCGACCTCAGACCCCGCATCTGGCCTCATGAAACCTATGACCGCATCTATATTTTTACTTATGCTCCAGAAAACGGCAGATTGCTCTCCTTTCATAATCTACCCCAATATCTGCTGTTCGGCGACTCCTACCAGTCCGTGGCGGCGCCAAACGCCCGGGATAAGGCCGAGGTGAGCTTCAAACAGGTCTATAGGATAAATCTACCTGACCCCGCGGCCGGCAAAAAAACCCCGGCGCCGCGCTGGCAATTCTCCTTGGACGCCAAAATTAAGGGCGATTTTTCCAATTTCAATGACGAGACCGTCCCAGTATTACGCCTGGGGGGTTTCTGCTTTGGTTATCATCTCACAACCCTGAGCTACTTGAAGAAACATCCCAACGCCGTGGTGAAGATAAATACGACGGCGCGATCCGGTTCCCTGTTATACCGTTACCAAATCAAGGCCGGGGATGCTGAGCGGCCATATGCCTGGATATCCTTTACCTGGAACGAGCAATGCTTGCGGGTCAGTTTCAAGGCCGACGTGGATGAAGGCAGCATTACCCCGGAGATTGACGTTCCCATCATCCTGGAGTCCGGCACGCCGGTGGGGCTGCTCGTTGGCTCCACGCCCTGTGTGGTGGCCTTCGGCCCCAAGACGTTTCAAGCCCCCATCGGACTGAATTACCAAGGGATGGCGAAGAAAACCTACCCGCCAGCATCCCCCGGCTTTTACCACGCCACCTTACAGTCCGTGAGCGGTTTTTTGGTGGAAAAATCCCCAGATCCCGAAATGCTGGAGCAACTGCCATTATCTGGTGAACCTCATGCAAAGTAA
- a CDS encoding cation:dicarboxylate symporter family transporter — MQSNPIAVGLYALWFRLTKISLSSYIIFSLILGIVVGLFFGEIVLPLNFIGKAFIQLLQMAVLPYIVISLIHGLGRLTKSDAQLIATKGIKLFLFLMDGGSGSYLCLPLVLSPCRDLRFFQ, encoded by the coding sequence ATGCAAAGTAATCCAATAGCCGTAGGGTTGTATGCTTTGTGGTTCCGTTTGACCAAAATCAGCCTGTCCTCTTACATTATTTTCAGCCTTATCCTAGGAATAGTGGTCGGCCTGTTTTTTGGGGAAATTGTCCTCCCGCTAAACTTCATCGGCAAGGCCTTTATCCAATTGCTGCAGATGGCTGTACTGCCCTATATTGTAATCTCCCTGATCCATGGGTTGGGCAGACTTACCAAATCCGACGCCCAGCTTATCGCCACTAAGGGGATCAAATTGTTCCTGTTCCTTATGGACGGTGGGTCTGGTAGTTATCTTTGTCTTCCCCTTGTCCTTTCCCCATGTAGAGACCTCCGTTTTTTTCAGTGA
- a CDS encoding cation:dicarboxylate symporter family transporter, whose translation MGLVVIFVFPLSFPHVETSVFFSEADVMPPKKVDFLQIYIPANIFEALAHGTIPAIVVFSVFLGFALNSIDKKETFLNVFSILAQALSRVTQMIIKIAPLGVFALAAVATGTLTIEELQRLQVYFVCYIFLALLFTFAILPAIIMCFTNFTYREIINCSKDALILGFATGNNFVILPLISSKSIELLQKYSTEKTSQEPQKTSSIIDSVLPLAYCFPSIGRLLDLFFIVFVAWSVNQPIGLLQHLDLSVAGILSLFGSPKIAVPFLLDYLKMPGSYFDLYIISDVFTRKFKVLVQAMSFLTVTLILTSLITYKFTFNFKKILTALLANVLLTTICLAVATVGLGYVVRNVYHEDVVLLSMEIPDAVPATVLRSPPVLEPGQPPLGTEAEDILPRIKQRGVLKVGYNAEALPFGFFNQRGELVGYDIFFAHQLARDLKVTLEFIPVDDKSMSRYLERGICDIVMSAVPITAENLGSIDFTDPCIKTVSREP comes from the coding sequence GTGGGTCTGGTAGTTATCTTTGTCTTCCCCTTGTCCTTTCCCCATGTAGAGACCTCCGTTTTTTTCAGTGAAGCGGATGTCATGCCACCCAAAAAAGTAGATTTCCTCCAGATCTATATTCCTGCCAACATCTTTGAAGCTCTGGCTCATGGAACCATTCCGGCCATCGTGGTCTTCAGTGTCTTCCTCGGCTTTGCCCTTAATAGCATCGATAAGAAAGAGACGTTTCTAAACGTGTTCTCCATCTTGGCCCAGGCCCTGTCCCGGGTCACCCAAATGATCATTAAGATCGCCCCGTTGGGCGTCTTTGCCCTAGCCGCAGTGGCGACCGGCACCCTAACCATCGAAGAGTTGCAGCGGCTTCAGGTATATTTTGTGTGTTATATCTTCCTGGCATTGCTCTTCACTTTTGCCATCTTACCTGCCATCATTATGTGCTTTACCAATTTCACCTACCGGGAGATCATCAATTGTTCCAAAGATGCCCTTATCCTGGGTTTTGCCACCGGCAACAATTTTGTGATCCTGCCCTTGATATCGAGCAAGTCAATAGAGTTATTGCAAAAATACAGTACAGAGAAGACCTCTCAGGAGCCCCAAAAAACCTCCAGCATCATAGATTCGGTGTTGCCCCTGGCATACTGTTTCCCTAGCATAGGACGGCTTTTGGACCTTTTCTTTATCGTCTTCGTAGCCTGGTCAGTGAACCAACCTATAGGTTTATTGCAACATCTTGATCTCTCCGTGGCAGGCATTTTGAGCCTATTCGGCTCCCCTAAAATTGCAGTGCCGTTCTTATTGGATTATCTGAAAATGCCCGGCTCCTATTTTGACCTCTATATTATTTCCGATGTCTTCACCCGGAAATTCAAAGTCCTGGTCCAGGCTATGAGTTTTTTGACCGTGACTTTGATTTTGACCTCCCTGATAACCTATAAGTTTACCTTTAACTTCAAGAAAATCCTGACGGCCCTGCTTGCCAACGTGCTTCTGACAACCATCTGCCTGGCTGTGGCCACTGTGGGCTTGGGATATGTCGTGAGGAATGTCTATCATGAGGATGTAGTGCTATTAAGCATGGAAATCCCCGACGCAGTTCCAGCGACAGTTTTGCGCTCTCCCCCGGTCCTGGAGCCGGGGCAGCCTCCCCTCGGCACCGAGGCCGAAGATATTTTGCCCCGCATCAAACAACGCGGGGTCTTAAAGGTGGGCTATAATGCCGAAGCTCTGCCTTTTGGGTTTTTCAACCAGAGAGGCGAACTGGTAGGCTACGATATCTTCTTTGCCCACCAATTAGCTCGAGATCTAAAGGTCACCCTTGAGTTTATCCCAGTTGATGATAAAAGCATGAGCCGCTATCTCGAAAGGGGAATATGCGATATTGTCATGTCCGCGGTCCCTATCACCGCAGAGAATTTGGGGAGTATAGACTTCACAGACCCTTGTATAAAAACAGTGAGCCGTGAGCCGTGA
- a CDS encoding transporter substrate-binding domain-containing protein, giving the protein MDMNAAFIVLDYRKKDFHQRETIRKIPQLKIAVTPANTQVERLKIKKYFPQAQLVELASIKDFFTQANVADALLTTDKIGKAWALLDPKFGVATPQPLMFRYDLAYPVAITKGDYEFLSYLNQWIRLQKTSGAAQEQFSYWILGKTPLRQTRRWSIIRNVLHWVK; this is encoded by the coding sequence ATGGATATGAACGCAGCCTTCATCGTCCTGGATTACCGCAAGAAAGATTTTCACCAACGAGAAACCATCAGAAAAATTCCTCAATTGAAGATTGCTGTGACTCCGGCCAACACCCAAGTCGAGAGACTTAAGATAAAAAAATATTTCCCCCAGGCCCAACTGGTTGAACTGGCTTCTATCAAAGATTTTTTCACCCAGGCCAATGTTGCCGACGCCTTATTGACCACTGATAAAATCGGCAAAGCCTGGGCTTTACTGGACCCGAAATTCGGAGTGGCTACGCCCCAGCCCCTGATGTTTCGTTACGATCTGGCCTATCCCGTGGCCATCACCAAAGGTGATTACGAGTTCTTGTCATACCTCAACCAATGGATCCGCCTTCAAAAAACCAGCGGCGCAGCCCAGGAACAATTTTCCTATTGGATTTTGGGAAAAACCCCTTTACGTCAAACCCGCCGCTGGTCCATTATCCGCAATGTTCTCCACTGGGTTAAATGA
- a CDS encoding DUF72 domain-containing protein, which produces MIRIGPAGWDYQDWQGVVYPPRVQGTDRLAFLIRLFPVIEINVTFYRPISATLARRWAETVSERPDFRFTAKLFRGFTHERTAAAWREEASVKAGLEHLLAAGKLGALLAQFPYSFHHTANNLAYLVALRERFGEFPLAVEVRHRSWQQTAVRQFLADLGLAFCNIDQPQVSYALGETDWVSGEFAYLRLHGRNRQAWFAHMDDPTARYNYYYSAHEMDEVAERARRLAEQAAETYLIFNNHPQGQGVANALELQQRLIEERPVLPECLKKAFPRLAYL; this is translated from the coding sequence ATGATCCGCATCGGACCGGCGGGTTGGGATTACCAGGACTGGCAGGGGGTGGTCTACCCGCCCCGGGTGCAGGGAACGGATCGGCTCGCCTTCCTGATCCGGTTATTTCCAGTAATTGAGATCAATGTCACCTTTTACCGGCCTATTTCAGCTACCCTGGCCCGCCGTTGGGCCGAGACGGTGAGTGAGCGGCCGGACTTTCGGTTTACGGCCAAGCTCTTCCGGGGGTTTACCCATGAGCGCACCGCCGCTGCCTGGAGAGAGGAGGCCTCGGTAAAGGCAGGATTGGAGCATCTGCTGGCGGCGGGGAAGTTGGGAGCTCTTCTGGCCCAGTTTCCCTATTCGTTTCATCATACCGCCAATAATCTGGCCTACCTGGTGGCGTTGCGGGAGCGGTTCGGGGAATTTCCCCTGGCGGTAGAGGTGCGGCACCGGTCCTGGCAGCAGACGGCGGTGCGGCAGTTTCTGGCAGATCTGGGATTGGCCTTCTGTAATATCGATCAGCCCCAGGTATCATATGCCTTGGGTGAGACGGACTGGGTAAGCGGGGAGTTCGCCTACCTGCGGTTGCACGGCCGCAATCGCCAGGCCTGGTTCGCCCACATGGACGACCCGACGGCCCGGTATAATTATTACTACAGTGCCCATGAGATGGATGAAGTGGCGGAGCGGGCCCGCCGGTTGGCGGAGCAGGCTGCGGAGACCTATTTGATTTTTAATAATCATCCCCAGGGTCAGGGGGTAGCCAATGCCCTCGAGCTGCAGCAGCGCCTGATAGAGGAACGGCCGGTTCTACCGGAGTGTTTGAAAAAAGCCTTTCCCCGGTTAGCGTATCTGTAG
- a CDS encoding 3-isopropylmalate dehydratase small subunit, translating to MHLRGKAHKFGNDIDTDAIIPARYLNTSDSQELAKHAMEDADPEFVKQAQVGDFIIAGKNFGCGSSREHAPIALKAAGLSGVIAGSFARIFYRNAFNMGLPIFESAAAAQEIQAGHDVSVDLDSGIITDLTTGKTYPSQPLPPFMQQLIADGGLISHIMKKLKK from the coding sequence ATGCACTTAAGAGGAAAAGCTCATAAATTCGGGAACGATATCGACACTGATGCCATCATCCCCGCCCGGTATCTGAACACCTCGGATTCCCAGGAGTTGGCCAAACATGCCATGGAAGATGCCGACCCCGAGTTCGTGAAGCAGGCGCAGGTGGGGGATTTTATTATTGCCGGCAAGAATTTCGGCTGCGGTTCTTCCCGCGAGCATGCTCCCATTGCCCTCAAGGCTGCCGGTCTCTCCGGCGTTATCGCCGGCAGCTTTGCCCGGATTTTTTACCGCAATGCCTTTAATATGGGGCTGCCCATCTTTGAATCCGCCGCCGCGGCCCAGGAAATTCAGGCGGGCCATGACGTCAGCGTTGACCTGGATTCTGGCATCATCACCGATCTGACTACCGGCAAGACCTATCCATCCCAACCGTTGCCTCCCTTTATGCAGCAGCTTATTGCCGATGGCGGTCTCATCTCGCACATCATGAAAAAGTTAAAAAAATGA